The sequence GAAAGTTGTTATGGTATTGATAAAGTTCCTCATGCTTGGTTGTTCCCAAGAGGTGAGTATAATTTGATGTAAGAGATCAACTGCTTACTGATCTGCTAAATCTTCCTGTAGTTCGAGCAGCATTACATCATGGCGGTGCAGGAACTGTTGGTGCTAGCTTAAGAGCCGGTATTCCTACCTTAATCAAGCCCTGGTTTGGGTAAGCAGCTGAAAGAAGTAATTGACTATCACGAACTGACACTTTCGAAGAGACCAATTCTTTTGGTCCATACGTGTTTCAAAGCTTGGTGTTGGGTTGAAAGTCCCATCTTTGCGGCCTGATGATGTGGCTTCAGCCCTTGTCAAGGCTACATCTGATAGAGTTATGATTGAGAAGGCGGCTCGGATCGGGGAACGTATACGGTCAGAAAATGGCGTGGCTACGGCCATTAGTGCTATCAGCTATAACATCTCCAGAGCTGCAAGTGATCGTAGGACGGCGCGATAGACCATGTCTGTTGAAGGAAATTGGTAGAGAGTCTATCGCGCAGTTCTACGATCACTTGCAGCTAAATGTATAATTATCTCTTCCATCATTTGCGTATCTCCATCTCGCATAATTCTCTTTTAAATTGCATCTCCTGTTGCTTTTCAGATAAATTGACAAAGTGCTATCCATAACGCATACGCATTGGACACTCTAACCGTCTCACTCCTGCCTTCTATTTATTacgtttttttttttcgtTCTCGTTTGGCAAATCTATTGATTAATCATTGGGGATCTGTGGCATGACATTCCTGTGAGACTTCGGGGGCAAGAACGCAAGAGGAGGCTGCCGCCTCCGACATTCACCAGCGGTGAGAGTGGATATTGGGTGGGCCTTACGGAAAAGGCAAGATATACAAGAAGCGTGGTGTCATTATTCAACCATTTGATACTTTTCGTCGTTGACGTCGTGGTCGCACAAGTGACAGATGAGATACGCTTGATGAAAGCATAGGAAGTATACGAGCGAGTAACCATAAAGCGGACActggaaaaaaaagaagaagtagGTTGATACAATAATTAAGAATGTATAGGGATGGTAATCCAGGATGATGCAGCCAGCGAGTCGGATCGCCTCTATATGTAGCGAATGTAAAATGGAGTTAGTAGTTTACGGAGGTACCAATGGATCTAAACGATAGAAGTCAGGTAATCACGGGCCAGTACTGGTAGAGGCTATGTTCCTTAGTAATGGTGTAGGTTTTTTTCAGGTAAGACGAGGAAAATAACGAGCGACAAAATCGGGGTGCAAAAATACAGATGTGTACCTGTAGTATGTACTCCACACAGGCTCTGAATGAGCGAATATGTATTGTGTATCGGTAGTATGTAAATGGATTTCGGTGGCAAGAAGGAGCGGCAGCAACGCGGGGCGCATCGCTCGTTCCAGCCCAGCAATCGCCAGCCTCGCGGCTTCCCTGCTTTCCATCATCCACCACCATCACATCACACCCCGACCATCCACCAAGGGAACCGCCACCAGCAGCCAGCAGCCAGTAGCTTAGTCCACACGTATAATCTTCCGCTCAACTAATCCTCCCACAGATCCACGCCTAATTTCTTTTATTCATCGCCAGTAGAGCCCGTTCGCTCACTAAATAGCCGTGAGGGGAACAATACATCAGTTGTCGTCGTCTGTTCTCCATTTTCTCTGTTGTTCATCATCACAGCCCTTACTCTACTCTGTCAACGGGGTTGGGGAGCCCACAACGATGGTGTCAACAAGACCGTCCCCTGCACCGGCCGGCGGCCGAGTTGCTTATCCCGCTGCTGCGACCTATATCCCAGGAGACGCAAAAAATGCCCCCGTCTATCTTAATGCTCCTCCCGTCAAGGAAACTAGCTCCCCTGAGTCAGACAAGGAACGTGCACAGGGATTGAAAACTTGGTGGAAGGGCTTCAGAGAAAGAGAGTCGGTTGGTGATAAAGGTGGTTAGTCAATCACTTGATATCGTGCCCGGATCCTTGAGCTAAATTGTATGCAGACGGACGAGTCGTGTTCGGGGTTCCTCTGGAAATATCCACACAGTATGCTTCGGTGCAGTTATCGACCAACGGATCTGATGATTCCCTTTACGTCTGGGGGTAAGTTAAATGGCACTGATTGGCGCTGATGATTAGTGTGATTCCCGTCGTTGTAGCCAAGTGTGGATTATATTTGAAGGAAAATGCAACCATGGTAGAAGGGACGTTTCGTGTATCGGGCTCCGAAAAGCGAATGCGAGATCTTCAGTTGCTGTTCGATACAGGACCCAAGGTGTGTGTGTATTGAATGGGGCATTATCTTCTGGCTTCAGGGGTCGCTGACAACATCCAGTATGGTAAAGATATCGATTGGAAAACCCTACCGTACACCACACACGACGTGGGGACCATTTTCAGAAGGTATGTCTTTAGTCATATGTATCAGACACACAAGCTCACATGTCAATTAGATTTCTCACTCAAATGCCCGTCAGCTGTCTTCCTGTTTCTTAAGACATGATGGACAATGGCTAACATTTCTCATTAGGAACCCATTATACCCTTTCACTACTATGGGGCATTCAGATTGGTCATGGAGAAATTAACATCCGGAGAGACAACCGTCGATCAAGCTATTGACGAGTACAAAAACCTCATTCAATCGCTACCCGACGTCAACAGGTATCTCCTACTCTACGTATTGGATCTTTTGAGTGTTTTCGCCAGGCACTCTGAGATCAATCTCATGACTATACCAAGTGGGTTATTCTTGCTTCTTTTGCGAGTTGTAATACTAATCTTGTTATGCAGACTTGGCGCTTATATTCCAACCGGGCATCATTTCGCATCAGATACATGCCATGCAGCCTCGCGAGCACGTATTGTCTCAGCAAGTTTTGGAGTTCTTGATAGAACATCAAAAACATTTTGTTGATGTAGTGAAAGCAGTATGCTCTTTCTTTACAAGGTATCATTTAACGCTGACATTTAATTTCGCTTAGACTTCTTCTCGTAAAAGCAAGCAAAAGTCTAGGTCAAAGCGGTCTGGCAGTAAATCATCTTCAAAACAAATGGTGTCTGCGCCTTTGGTCAAAGCAGACTCGGATCTGATGGTTCCCTCGGAGTCAGATGATGAAGCTCCAGCGGGAGGCTACTATGTGATTGAAGGGCGGATCAGGTCACCTGTACCTGCCGCTGACAGGACTAAATCCCCTTCCGTCGAGAAGGTCGCATCACCGGCGTCACCTCGTCCCAAGCCAAAGATGGACACATTGGAACCTTCAGATTCTGATGAAGATGCCCCTCCAGGTGGCTATGAAGTACGGTCCGGTGATTTTGAAGCTACCCGTGCCGCGTTGTTGGCAAGATCAAAGTCGCATCGTAACAGGGCATCTAGAACAGTGAGCGAAAGCTTAGCTCGTCGGAAGACAGTACCTGCTCGTATGAGCGTCGGACCGAGCTCCAGGATTGGGAAGTCCGCAAAGGTGATCAAAGAGGCTCCATGAGGTTCTTGAGAGGTCGGTCGATCGCTGTACATTGTAAAAACTTGAATACGAAAGGGGTATGTAGATATATCTGATTAGTCTGTTTGGCAACTTGTTTTTTCTTTGTATGTAAAGTATGGTATCAACGTGTCGTAAATGAGGACTGCTCAATGACCCTGCGTATGAGTGTAAAACCCGGAGCAAGATGCACTGTGCGTGATTCAATTCATTCGTTGTCGGCAGGCAGATGAGAGCGGGGATCTCTTACCGCGGGTCAATAAATGCTGGGCATCCTGCCGCGAGGTGAGGAGACGTGTGCCACCTGCCGGCTTTATGGGAAATGCCGCAGAGCTGACGCACCATTGTCCTCGCGGGGTGAAGGATCGACCATAACAAGCAAGTGGTACGTTTCGTCTCTTTCCTGCTTTCCAGTCTGCTCTCGGCATATCTTACTCATACATCCTATCACTTCATCAATTACCTTTAGTACACCGATTAACCAGCAGAATGACTTCCAAAATGGACATTGACCGACCCCTCGATGAGGTTCGTTTGCCACGAGCCCCCGCCGCCTGTTGATCGCGACACGCTCTCATGCCATTCATTGATTTCAACAGATTATCGCTACCAAGGCGAAGCCACGTCGCCCCAGACAAGGAGGTGCAGGTGCCCGGCGCGGAGGGACTGCGTCTGGCGCCACTGGCGCCACTGGTGCTCGAGCGAGATACGCTTCCACAGTTCCCAAGACTGTCGCCGCTCCTCAACCATTTAGTGCCGAAGTGTTCAAAATTATCATTAGCAATTTGCCCAGCGATGTGACTGACGCCGCTGTTCGAGTAAGTACCCAGGTTCTTTGTTTTGGTCATTCTGTTTATGTCGTTTTCTAGGATCTCATGCAGTCTACTGTCGGACCTGTCAAGAGCGTTCAGATGTCCTACACCGCCACAGGCAAGAGTACTGGTATTGCCACGGTAGTGTTCAAGAACAAGGGCGATGCGAGGAAGGCTCATGCCTCTTGTAAGTCAATCAGTGCCAGAAAGTGGCTAACGAACAGATCACAATAGGATGATCGACAATCGTTAGTGTTTCTTGGCTCATTGTGTCCCGTTTCCACCGCCGCCCAGTTGGATATATTCTTTTGACAAAGGGCTCTCACGTCTATGATGATAGTACAACCTAAGGCGtcggcggcggcggcggcgaCTGGGGCGCAGTCTTGATTATTTCACTTCGAACTGATGACTTATCTTCCTCTCAATTTTCAATCTCGTCTGACCCATCTATCACCCGATTCAATGCCGTTGTTTTCCTTGCATCTCCCCATAGAACGCCCTATGAAGGTTGAGCTTGCCATTGACCCCAACCAGGCGCGATCTTCCCTCGTTAATCGGGTTGCGCCTGCTCCAGCTCAGCCTCAAAAGAAGCGTGCTCCCGCCAGCAAGCCTCGCAACCCGCGCCCAGCCAAGAAGACTGCTGAACAGTTGGATGCTGAGATGGCGGTATGTTCTCGCTTGCTTATCATTGCTGCACAACTGACAATGTCACAGGAATATAAGCAATCTTCGACTGCCTAAACATCAGAATTATCCGTGTTCTCTTTGATATGAGGTCTCGAAATCCTTTTGATGTGATGTATGATATTGGTTTGCCTCAAATTGTTCATTTCTACATGAACGACAACGTCCATCCGTTGCGGTTCTTATACACTAAAGAGATACGCAATCAAGAGATACCCTGGTCAAATCTTGATGCAGAATGTGATGAATGACTGCAATAATTAATGCATGATAATGATAAGATTGTATGGCCATGTTGTTTACTCCGACGACAGGACTACTACTCCTTCATTCAGGAACTTTTGGTGCCCGCTTCATTCCAGGCATATGTAAACGAAAGCGGGTTGACACCTGTGTGTTTCTTGGCCTCGTGAAGACGGAAGATGAAGTTGGCTAAAATGGCGATGAAAAGGGCAAGGCAGATGAATATAGGTCCCCATAATAAATCTAACACGGCAATGTAATCGTAAGCCATTTAGGGAAGTCGTTTATCTGAAAACGAATCGCCAAACTTACCAAAGTTGCCCGAATCCCTCGCGGAAATCATAGTTAAGCGTTTCTGGAAGATTGCCCATCCATAGACTAAGACCCCTGCGGAACTTGTACTTGTTAGAAAACTCGAGACAACTATTAGACTTACATCAACGCATAGGCAAAAGCAAACCACCTCGCAGGAGAGTCTCTGCTACCAAAAAGCAGTCCAGATGCAATCGTTGAAAGAAGCAAGCCCATCGAAAGGTAGGAAATGAAGGTTCGCTCATTGGCAAACCATACCTTGGCCTCAACCTTGACTGGTGTAGGGGTTTTCTCTACCAGATATCAATCAGCTTCATCTGGCGAAGAGAAAGTCCTTACTTACTAGGCACCCGTACTCGCATAGTAGGATTATTTATTGAGTGATAATCAGTGACAAGTGGTCTCTGGGGACTAATATTTCTCTGTAAATTAGGGAATACACTGATAATCAGATAATGACTTACTCATCCGGTATTCTGTCCGCCCTTTTACTCTTAGCTCGTATGCCGACATCACGCTTTGGAAGGAGCTTCAAAGCTCCTGATGAGAATGGCTGCCAAAAAAAGTCTGCTATTTGGCTCATAATGGCGGTGACGAGGTGTGGGGTGCAGAACTAATGGAAGCCGAAGCGACAGAATACTGGTAAAGGGCTGAAGTTCGTCGGCGTTCTTACGCTAAGCCGATTGTCAAGGGATCGAGGCTAGAGTTCAGTCTGGAAGCTGATATCTATATTGCTGGCGGATATCAGTGCTGAGAGCCAGGGAGATTTTGCTGGTGgacggaagaagaaagggTTCGAAGATGTGGGCGCCGATCGTTACAGACTGGAGCCGAGCCGAGCACTATTGGAGGAAGTAAAAGGCTTATCTAATGTTTAGGCTCCACGTATAGGACAACGATGCGCGAGTACTGAAAGTCAGCAAAGAGGGACTAAATGACTAAAGGCACTGTAATTTTTATAGTAGTACTGTGTGTGCTATAGCATCAATTCCCAGTTGGTGACGCACGTGCGAGAGTGCTGTTTACAACATAGGGttatttattattgttatttattATCAAAATATGTTCATATCTTTTATGTCCTTATTCTGCCATATTTAATTAATGCATGGCATAATATTAAGTAAATATTATTATGGGCTCATAATAACAGGGCAATAAAtgtggtggtggtgctTCTTCATGCCTGGGCGAATAGACACAAGCGTCCTCGGATCTTCGTGCCTCGTAGGCCGATCGATGTCCGTCGAAGAGATCTCTGTCGAGTCTATAGTATGTGAAGCGTTCGCAACTACTAGTAGTAATAGTAGTAGTAGATCAGAACACTTTTAAAACCACGTCAAGCATGAAAActgaaaaagaagaagttggaaaaaaaatctagagaagaggagggagaaTATAATTTGAGGAACATAGGGTAgtgggaaaaggaaagtGGAGGGGTGAGGGCTCAAAGGTTTGGTGGTGGAGGAAATAAATGATCGGCAGAGCGCCACCAAGGCGGGATTATTGGAACTCCGACGCGCGGCAGTGGCTCGCCCTCCATGATGCACGCCACGTCCATCGTCCCTCTCAAATACTGTACGTAGTAATATCAACCCCTTCTTCAGTTCCATCGTATCTCCTACTCTATATCACACAAAATCAGTAGAAACAATGGGTCTTTCTGTCTCCAAGCTCCTTAACGGCCTCTTCggcaagaaggagatgCGTGCGTAAAATCGCCTTCGCCTGACTATTCATGCTCTTGACGTGTCGTTCGCTCCGCTCACTCTGATGTTCACTTTTCAGGAATCCTTATGGTCGGTCTCGATGCTGCTGGTAAAACAACCATCCTTTACAAGCTTAAGCTCGGTGAGATTGTCACCACTATCCCTACCATTGGTGAGTGAAATATTACTCGAACGTCGTTTATGTGCACGCGACTCATCTTCTTAGGCTTCAATGTGGAAACGGTCGAGTACAAGAACATTTCTTTCACAGTCTGGGATGTCGGAGGACAGGACAAGATTCGACCCCTGTGGAGGCATTGTAAGCTTTTTCCAGATCTATTCCCTTGATTTGTACTGACTTCAATACGTGACGCAGATTTCCAGAACACTCAAGGTATCATTTTCGTTGTTGACTCCAACGATAGGGAGCGAATTACCGAGGCGCGCGAGGAGTGTATGTGCAATTTCAGCTGAGTGGAAGAATATTGCTCATCAGTAAACAGTGCAACGGATGTTGAGTGAGGATGAGTTGAGGGATGCCTTGCTCCTTGTATTCGCCAACAAACAGGTCAGTGTCTTGTTTCATCCTAAATTTACGCGCAACTTTTCTAATGTTTCTGTACTCTAGGACCTGCCTAATGCTATGAATGCTGCTGAGATCACAGACAAGCTTGGTCTTCACTCACTTCGACAGCGATCTTGGTACATTCAGGCTGCTTGTGCTACCTCTGGTGATGGTCTTTATGAAGGCCTTGAATGGGTAAGTAATGGTCATCTAATCAGCAGAATGAAGCTGAAGATTCGTAGCTCTCCGCCAACCTTAAGAGGAAGAGCCCTTAAACTCTTTTTCAACCTCTCGTCCTTCTAGTTTCGGGTGCTCTAACGGCCATTATTCCTTCGCACATATTCGTCCCCCAGCTAAACCTCCTTTGAATGAAATTCGTTTTCTCCATGATTATTAGAGCAATGTTATGATTGTGAATGGGCGATGCGGGGTAGTTGTGCAAAGCTGCTAATCAACTATCTGGCAAACAGTGCCGCTTCTTTTCTAATGCTGACCTCATAAGTAATATCATTAATCGTTTCGCCATGGTGCAAATATACTCATTGCATTGAAATGATATTTCATTATTGAACAGTGGCAGTCACTCTGGCCAGGATCAGGATAATAAGGGGCTTTAGGATCTGAAAacaaaaggaaaagaaaagaaaaaaagaacaCCACTTTGAAAGGTCTAGGTGAAAGTGCAAGTATCTGACATGATGGCCATCGAAGGCAAACAATCAAAGCGAATGACAATACATGTCAGCGATGGTATTTGACACATTGTTGTGCATTTGCACTAGATCATGGCATTTGGGGTCCATGCTGTGCAAAAGACTGATGCGCACTCATGTTCCGCTTAAACCCAATTTGAAAGCCGTAACATGACAGTACATGATCAAACCATGAAGTGTTCTAATCAAAGAGACACCAGAAATGAAAGCTTTTCAGTAATTATCTTCATTGAGCTCTGATGAAGTTAATAAAGAGGGACTCTTTTTCTGATTTGATTAGAAGGATTAGAAACAGCAGATGTGGTATACATATAAATGATTATGTAAATAGCACATGATAGAAGATTGAGTACCTTGTTACCTGCTTCCCATATACCGGTTTCTGCGGCCAAGAGACCACTAATTATCAATCAAATGGGCACAGATTCCAGCATGTGCGAACTAAGCGTCCACATTACGACTATTGACTTGTCCATTCCCATGGATGGTGCAGCCGCGAAAGACGTTGTTGAACTTCTTATATCGTTCTGTAGCTTGATGGACTACTGGACCAAATCTAAGCACGTCTCGTATGATATGGCAGAAGTAATGGACTTTCGGTTTCTTCGTGATAATGTCGGGACAGATCTCATCGAGAAGATCCTGCACATTTGCAGTCAATATCTCCGGATCTAAGTTCATGTTGCATGGTGAATCGAGTACCATTGAAACCGGAGCTCTGCTTTATGACGTACTGTGTATTTTCGACATTTTTTATTACGGGAAACCAGAGATGGGCGCCTAAAGCGGCAATGGCGAGCATCACCTGGCATGTTACCTTGTCTTCAGCTTTGGGGAAAATCCCGAGAAGCTGCAATGGCAGGCATTGCGACAGGAACCTGTAATGCCGCCCGTTGAGGGCATGGCTGTACTGCCAAATGTACGAAGCATCACTTTTGTCAGCATCTAGGCAATCCTTCACGGCCGATTCCAACTTAGCCATATGGATGTTCATAGTCCTTTGGTATCCTGGACACGACATGTCGCCATCCGTATTTCATGATACGCAAGGAATAGGTATGTATTAATTCGAATGGCGTGCCATGGCGCGTCATGGGCCGGATCGAGACCTTAACGTGGCCACTAGTTAGAAGAAAATTTTGCTATATTGACCGTATCTTACCAGCGACATCCAACAGAGGATTCATTTTCAGGCCTGGCTGCTGGTCAAACCAATCTTGCATGATCTTGTAGATCTCATcctttgccttcttctcggCCTGCAGCTTCTTGGTCTGATGGATAATTTTACTTATTCAGTCGTTTCGTAAAACTCCTTCGTTCCCGTTTGACTTTGAAGCTTTTTGACCGCATCCACCGAGCCACCTTGCATTGCCAAGTCGAGCTGCTGTTCAAGGCTGGCCTTGATGGTTTGCACGCTTCGGGGAGGGGTGGTTGTCATCCTGAGATAAAAGGTTAAAAGAGCTAGAAGAACCTAAAGATCTGGGTGTTCCTTATTGGATGAGATCGTCAGCAATCATTGAATTCGACATTAGCAGGTTTGTTTTAGTATTTTCTTACTGGATGACTTTCGGTATCTCAGCCATTTGTTCGGCCTATGATGCATGTTGTGATGTCAAGAGGAAATTTAAAAGTGCTCTTGGTTTAGAAGTTTTGCTGGGAGATTCGTATTTTTGCATGTAGATATTTACATGCTTAATGTACTGCGTCGGTCGATTCTGGAGCCATCGTCAGTCcagaagagaggaaaagcACAAGAAATCGTCGTTGATGCCGATAGCTGATCGCAGAGGTTAGGAGAGCAAAAATCCCCATTCCTGTCTTCCAACTGTTTGAGCTTTTATTAGCATTTTTTGAAAGTTTACATATGCAGTGATAACATACAGCTTATCATCTGCATCTCTCCAGGATATTCGACCGTCAGCAGTTCTTTTGCTGGTACAGGGTCCGTGATGACGTCCTCCGGAGTGATCGCCAAATCGTCCACTAACTAGGTTGTCTTATTAGAACTCTTGATCCATAAACACCGCCTGAATCACTCACTTCTTCTGCAACTTGCAAATAGATGCCCTGATACCGCGGTAAGGGCAATTTCATCCACATCAAAGGATACACCAGTTTCCCCTTCCTCATACGCGTTATTTGCATGTGCGATGAATTGCTTGCCTATTTCAAGGGAGATCAACAAAGGATTCAGCATGTGAAAGCTGGATTCATACCACATGCACACATGCCACTCTTCAAAGACTTCCTTGAGAGGCACACTGGGTAGCGCGATATGAGCTTCAAAACGATGGGATGAGCGATTTACTGATTATGCAGATAATAAATCTACAAACTCCTTGCAACAAACTTACCAAGTCAATAGCATTCCTTGGATCACCGACAGTGAAATGAATACCCAGTTAAGGAACAAGTCTCTTAGGGGAAAAATAAGTGACCATGTCACATATCATGCCCTGCATTTTGCGAGAAGAGTTATAAGAGGGAAGCTTAGGAACGTTTAATTTTGCTCACAAGCCAAAGGATAACCTGAATGTGTCTTGTTGGAGGGCGCATCCTTCCTAGACTGTTCATAATATCAAACAGACAACACTGCCATGGGAAATTAAATAACGACATCAATTTAACACTTGAGCCCACGATCTTTTTGGCCGTGATCAAGCGTTGTCGATGTCTGGCTCGGGGGGCGCGTGGAATGGCTTTTATTGGGTTTCTCCTTTCCTTGTGGGAAATTGCGACTTTTTCGACTTGTAATTTATACTATTTGTGACCTGCGACGGAGCAGCACCCACAAAGAGCTTGATGAATCCTGCACAACTCCTCCCTCCACCCTCCTTCCACCCGCCCCTATCACCCGCTTCATTCACCGTGTCACGGTTTGACTGTAGTCACGTGATCAGGTGTCCTGTGAACCGAAACAATGGATGTTCTCAAGATCCAGTCAACAAGCAATAGAAGGTTCTCGGGACTTCGTCTGAAATAACACACAATGTTCGCAGGTTTTCGAGACTTTGTTTAAAAGGTTTGTTTTCATTCTTTCGCTCTCTTCCCCAACTCAGCATCTCAAACCCACAGGTTTCCGTTGTCCCATATATCTATCATCCATGTTGCCATGTCATCTAATAACTCAACATCTCTTTTGGGTTTACTGAGCGCCTCCTCAGAAGCTGGGGAGCCTCGGCGCTCCCAGACATCTACAACATCCAGTCTAGGATCCAGGTCTTTGGGATCTACGGGCAACAGATCGCAGACGGACAACAGCAGTGTCACTGTGTCTTCTAATTCAAGGGCTTTTGCTCATGTACCATAAACATCATTCCATCGCAGGGGGAGAGCTTTAAGTCTTGATAGCTCTCCATCTCATCAATCAATGCCGCCTGGTCTAAAGTCACAAGGCACGCTTCCAAACCACCATAAGCGAGGAGCCTCCGGAAAGGGTACGTATCTGCAAATCAGTCTGTGTCAATGAGCCGTTACTGATATCGTACTTAATAGAACAATTCATTAAATGTTTCTGTAGATCGTACATAATCAGCGGCTTATTCTTAAAGAATTGACAATTGTGAAAGATCTCCTTGCGGACCGATCGCCTTCCATTTCAACAAGCGCGAGATCCTCTGTAAGTCTGACATCCTAATTTGATATTTGATCAAATCAAAGAGCACATTAGATCTCATCAGTCAACTGACATTCATTCATTTATTAGTAAAAACACAGTGGCTCGGCCTGCGAGATACTCATCGCATTTTTGACCGGCCTTTTTCCTGATCTCTTTGTGGAAGCGACCTGGCTTCCCTCACCTACATAAGTCTATCATGATTATCATGTTTATCATCAGTCACCTGGCAGATATTTAATTACATGTCCTCAGGATGCGGCGATCAGCTACAAAATGGGTGATGGGCACAATACTCAACACCCTGACTGCCATGATTTCCGAAGGGATGTTGTGCAAAAATTGACATTCTGGGAGAatgagaggaagatgatggtAAGCTATCTTTTTTATTTAGCTACTATTGAGAAATTGCCCTGTATAGCTAATTAGAAGTATTACGCTATAGAAGTATTAATAAGCATTGGAAGGTTGTCATTCATGGAATATCCATGGCTAAGGAATGCCTGTAAGATTCTATCATCTGCTGCGCCCTTGCAAGTGCTGATTTGTTTCTAGTTTCCCTTTATTTCCCTTATATGTTGTTTCTCCCAATGCCATCCCAAACTGTGGAGC comes from Cryptococcus gattii WM276 chromosome G, complete sequence and encodes:
- a CDS encoding Rho GTPase activator, putative (Similar to TIGR gene model, INSD accession AAW44732.1), yielding MVSTRPSPAPAGGRVAYPAAATYIPGDAKNAPVYLNAPPVKETSSPESDKERAQGLKTWWKGFRERESVGDKDGRVVFGVPLEISTQYASVQLSTNGSDDSLYVWGVIPVVVAKCGLYLKENATMVEGTFRVSGSEKRMRDLQLLFDTGPKYGKDIDWKTLPYTTHDVGTIFRRFLTQMPEPIIPFHYYGAFRLVMEKLTSGETTVDQAIDEYKNLIQSLPDVNRYLLLYVLDLLSVFARHSEINLMTIPNLALIFQPGIISHQIHAMQPREHVLSQQVLEFLIEHQKHFVDVVKATSSRKSKQKSRSKRSGSKSSSKQMVSAPLVKADSDLMVPSESDDEAPAGGYYVIEGRIRSPVPAADRTKSPSVEKVASPASPRPKPKMDTLEPSDSDEDAPPGGYEVRSGDFEATRAALLARSKSHRNRASRTVSESLARRKTVPARMSVGPSSRIGKSAKVIKEAP
- a CDS encoding ARF small monomeric GTPase, putative (Similar to TIGR gene model, INSD accession AAW44725.1), producing the protein MGLSVSKLLNGLFGKKEMRILMVGLDAAGKTTILYKLKLGEIVTTIPTIGFNVETVEYKNISFTVWDVGGQDKIRPLWRHYFQNTQGIIFVVDSNDRERITEAREELQRMLSEDELRDALLLVFANKQDLPNAMNAAEITDKLGLHSLRQRSWYIQAACATSGDGLYEGLEWLSANLKRKSP
- a CDS encoding uncharacterized protein (Similar to TIGR gene model, INSD accession AAW44730.1) is translated as MTSKMDIDRPLDEIIATKAKPRRPRQGGAGARRGGTASGATGATGARARYASTVPKTVAAPQPFSAEVFKIIISNLPSDVTDAAVRDLMQSTVGPVKSVQMSYTATGKSTGIATVVFKNKGDARKAHASYHNRMIDNQRPMKVELAIDPNQARSSLVNRVAPAPAQPQKKRAPASKPRNPRPAKKTAEQLDAEMAEYKQSSTA
- a CDS encoding Vacuole fusion, non-autophagic-related protein, putative (Similar to TIGR gene model, INSD accession AAW44727.1) — its product is MSQIADFFWQPFSSGALKLLPKRDVGIRAKSKRADRIPDDPQRPLVTDYHSINNPTMRVRVPKKTPTPVKVEAKVWFANERTFISYLSMGLLLSTIASGLLFGSRDSPARWFAFAYALISAGVLVYGWAIFQKRLTMISARDSGNFDLLWGPIFICLALFIAILANFIFRLHEAKKHTGVNPLSFTYAWNEAGTKSS